In Paenibacillus sonchi, a single genomic region encodes these proteins:
- a CDS encoding ABC transporter permease: MFKVKYFEAIRTAAVIVIALIIAFLIISLVSDQPVKTIGIFLLEPLSTKGHIGNVIEMAIPLMFTGLAVSLLFRANMFNLGAEGIFYFSGVVASVLAIHLSLGGWLHPLVAIAAGSIVGALLSAVPGILKAKWNANELVTSLMFNNILFGVGLYLLNYHLRDAKAFANVSFKFEKTAQLSKIFPGTRIHTGLIIVLVLIVLAHLFLYRTKWGYELRMTGANREFARYSGMKTAKVIILVHLIAGFIAGMGGSVEVLGMYSRFQWTSLPGYGLDGALVAMLAKNNPLSVIASALFLAYIRIGADLMARLSDVPSEMISIIQAVIILLISAEQFLKFWKNRMLLKEAKEA; encoded by the coding sequence ATGTTTAAAGTCAAATACTTCGAGGCCATCCGGACAGCGGCGGTTATTGTCATAGCGCTGATTATTGCCTTTCTGATCATCTCGCTTGTCAGCGACCAGCCGGTGAAGACCATCGGCATCTTCCTGCTGGAGCCGTTATCCACCAAGGGGCATATCGGCAACGTCATTGAGATGGCGATACCTCTGATGTTCACAGGGCTGGCCGTTTCATTACTGTTCCGGGCCAATATGTTCAACCTGGGGGCGGAAGGGATCTTTTATTTCTCCGGTGTCGTTGCTTCTGTACTGGCGATTCACCTCAGTCTGGGCGGCTGGCTGCATCCGCTGGTGGCGATTGCCGCAGGCTCCATCGTAGGGGCGCTGCTGTCAGCGGTCCCTGGTATTCTCAAGGCCAAGTGGAACGCCAATGAACTGGTAACTTCACTGATGTTCAATAATATTTTGTTTGGCGTGGGGCTGTACCTGCTGAACTATCACCTGCGGGATGCCAAAGCTTTTGCCAATGTTTCCTTTAAATTCGAGAAGACGGCGCAGTTGAGCAAAATTTTCCCGGGCACCCGGATTCATACCGGACTGATTATTGTACTGGTGCTGATTGTACTGGCCCATCTGTTTCTCTACCGGACCAAGTGGGGGTACGAGCTGCGGATGACAGGGGCCAACCGCGAATTCGCCCGCTATTCTGGAATGAAGACGGCCAAGGTCATTATCCTGGTCCACTTGATCGCCGGATTTATTGCCGGCATGGGCGGCTCGGTGGAAGTGCTCGGGATGTACAGCCGGTTCCAGTGGACCTCGCTGCCGGGATATGGCCTGGATGGTGCGCTGGTAGCGATGCTGGCCAAAAACAACCCGCTGTCCGTCATCGCCTCTGCGCTGTTTCTGGCCTATATCCGGATAGGCGCCGATCTGATGGCACGGCTGTCCGATGTGCCGTCCGAGATGATCTCCATTATTCAAGCCGTTATTATTCTGCTGATTTCCGCTGAGCAATTCCTCAAGTTCTGGAAGAACCGGATGCTGCTGAAGGAGGCCAAGGAAGCATGA
- a CDS encoding ABC transporter ATP-binding protein → MANALLEMRGITKVYPNGVVANKNVAFSLREGEIHAIAGENGAGKSTLMKIMFGMEEPSDGEIYIRGDKVRLQSPQDAIDRGIGMVHQHFMLVPSFTVAENMVLGMEPRKGVGFDYSEAVRLTEETARKYNLAVNPKAKVEDLTVGMKQKVEILKALVRGAQILILDEPTAVLTPQETEELFHELQQLKGQGHTIVFISHKLKEVKAICDRITIMRGGRSEGVFQTSEVSEQEISRLMVGRDVVLKYEKDKTSLGQPVLAVDRLGVTDSQGKALLSEVSFSVREGQIVGIAGVEGNGQTQLIEALTGGLRGVSSSGSVRVQGTDIRDADILDIRGLGVSYIPEDRMRQGSAGEASIADNLISTRYRSKDMNKGPFLKGSKIAALAASLVEEFKVRCSGPQQPIGMLSGGNMQKVVVARECSTNPQLLIAEQPTRGVDIGAAQFIHQKLLELRSDHCAIVLVSADLNEILELSDSLLVMYEGQIVAYFDKPSAVSEEELGLYMLGIHRQDKEQTGRAVNHV, encoded by the coding sequence ATGGCAAATGCTCTGCTGGAAATGCGGGGAATCACCAAAGTGTATCCGAACGGCGTTGTTGCGAACAAGAACGTTGCATTTTCTTTGCGCGAAGGAGAAATCCATGCGATTGCAGGAGAGAACGGTGCGGGCAAATCCACTCTGATGAAGATTATGTTCGGGATGGAAGAGCCAAGTGACGGTGAGATCTACATCCGGGGAGACAAAGTAAGGCTCCAGTCCCCGCAGGATGCGATTGACCGCGGCATCGGCATGGTTCATCAGCATTTCATGCTGGTGCCTTCTTTTACCGTGGCGGAAAATATGGTGCTGGGCATGGAGCCGCGCAAAGGCGTAGGCTTCGATTATAGCGAAGCGGTGCGTCTGACGGAGGAGACGGCGCGCAAATACAACCTCGCGGTGAATCCCAAAGCGAAGGTGGAGGACCTGACCGTCGGCATGAAGCAGAAGGTGGAGATTCTGAAGGCGCTCGTGCGCGGCGCCCAAATCCTCATCCTCGACGAGCCGACGGCAGTGCTGACCCCGCAGGAAACGGAGGAGCTGTTCCATGAGCTGCAGCAGCTTAAGGGGCAGGGACATACGATCGTATTTATCTCGCACAAGCTGAAGGAAGTCAAAGCGATCTGCGACCGGATTACCATTATGCGCGGCGGCAGAAGCGAAGGCGTCTTTCAGACGAGCGAAGTAAGCGAGCAGGAAATCTCGCGGCTGATGGTCGGCCGGGATGTGGTGCTGAAATATGAGAAGGACAAGACCTCCCTCGGCCAGCCGGTGCTTGCGGTGGACCGGCTGGGCGTCACAGACAGCCAAGGAAAAGCGCTGTTGTCCGAGGTCAGCTTCTCGGTCCGCGAAGGACAGATTGTCGGCATCGCCGGTGTCGAGGGGAACGGGCAGACACAGCTGATCGAGGCGCTGACCGGCGGCCTGCGCGGCGTATCCTCCAGCGGATCAGTACGTGTACAAGGGACAGATATCCGTGATGCGGATATCCTGGACATCCGCGGCCTGGGGGTGTCTTATATTCCCGAGGACCGGATGCGCCAAGGCTCTGCTGGAGAGGCCAGCATTGCCGACAACCTGATTTCTACGCGGTATCGTTCGAAGGATATGAACAAGGGGCCATTTCTCAAGGGCTCCAAGATTGCCGCTCTGGCAGCTTCGCTGGTAGAGGAGTTCAAGGTGCGCTGCTCCGGCCCGCAGCAGCCGATCGGCATGCTGTCCGGGGGCAACATGCAAAAGGTGGTTGTCGCCAGGGAATGCTCCACGAATCCGCAGCTGCTCATTGCCGAGCAGCCGACCCGGGGTGTGGACATCGGGGCTGCGCAATTCATTCACCAGAAGCTGCTGGAGCTGCGCTCGGATCATTGCGCCATTGTGCTGGTATCGGCGGATTTGAATGAAATTCTGGAGCTCAGCGACAGCCTCCTTGTCATGTATGAGGGTCAGATTGTCGCCTATTTTGATAAACCTTCTGCGGTAAGCGAGGAGGAATTGGGACTGTATATGCTGGGAATCCACCGGCAGGATAAAGAGCAGACCGGGAGGGCCGTAAACCATGTTTAA